The stretch of DNA ttttttttttttaaaaaagtaaaagaagGTAGCATATCCTTTAATTTTAAAAATTCAAAAGAATGTAAATGATTTATTAGTTGGCGCCATGGCAATAACTTTCCTTTTTTATAACAAAAAGTGAAGTGTTACACTATTATTCTACTCTGATTTCCCCAGGtcttcaaaatcatcatcattcatgaataatgaataataataTTCCAAATATAATTCAAACTACGCTCTTACCGTAACGCTCTATTTTCTTCCCCTCTTTCTTCGCGCACTCAAATTAATTTTCTAGGGTTTACTTCAATTTCATTTCCCAACTCTGAATTTTGGGTTCAATGTCGGTGATAACAATGAGAGAAGCGTCGTCGCCATCTCCATCTCAATCTCACACTACTTGCGGCACTCTCCTTCAGGAATTGCAggttttctttcctttctttttttgttttctttatcatttctgtttttatttttgttcaaTTTGCTAGTTTTTGTGGTTCTTTCATTTTAAGTAGTCTACTTCAATCGATACACAGTTGAATGCAATTGGTGTTAGTTGGAAGAATTGTTGCTGGTTGTAGTGGATGATTACGCTTAGCCAAGTAATTAGAGATTATTTGTGTGACAGTGTTTGGCCTTAGTTCGCAAATATGATGTTCTGTTTGTGTGTGCTAATTTAGTTTACAAATTAGAGATGTGTTATGGCCGTAATTTGCAAATGACGAGGTTTATGTGACGATAtttggaggaacttaggaagttACAATAAACGCGCTAGGTAAAATTCTTTAAGACGTCATTTTTCTTTTTAAGAAGTTACGGGATTGAGATGCTTGTGGCTCATGGCCTCATGCCTTGATCAATGTAAAGAAGGTGGTCCGTTTTTCTACTAGACAGGAGAGAGCGGTGATACAAATTGATCTGTTCTTTGTTGGGTGGGAACGATTAAAAACTCGAAAGTTAGTACGTCACGCTGGCTAGATATGAGAATTGTACCAAGTGTTATAAGTGGTCTTATGTAGAATTCAACTAGTTACTGTTAAGTTATTGCTCTTAGTCTTCAGTTTGATTCAACATTGTGTAGGAAGTGCGATACTGAGATTATATGACCTATGGTATAATAGGTTTTTCACTTTCACATTGAAACTTTACAGTGTTTTTTCTTCTGTGGCCTCATGTTTCTTTCAGTCTCTGGATTCTTTCTGATAAAACTTTACATGAGATAATTGCATTTGAACTTGACGATTGTGAATGGTCTGTACTTTTGTTTATTAGAAAATTTGGGATGAAATTGGGGAGAGTGACAATGAAAGAGACAAGATGCTTTTAGAACTCGAACAAGAATGTCTTGACATTTATCGAAGGAAGGTGGAGTTTACGAGGAAGCACAAAGCTGATCTTTATCAAGCGCTTGCTGAGGGTGAATCAGAAATTGCTAGACTTAGTGCAGCACTTGGCGAGAGGACCTCATTTTCTCGGGTTGGGTTTTCTTTCAAAACATGACTCATTATATTGAGAATAGTAACTTTTAATCTAGTATTTTGTTTGCTTAATAACTTTGACTTTTGTTTTCCATTTCAAAGGCAAAGGGTACTCTGAAGGAGCAGCTATCTTCTGTAAAACCCACCTTAGATGATTTGAGATTAAAGAAACAACAAAGAGTTCAAGATTTCTCAGATACTGAGTCGCAGATCATCCGTATCTGTGCTGAGATAGCAGGGAATGATCAGTTTATCAATAATGCTGAACCACAAGTGAATGAAGACGACTTAACAACAAGAAGACTTTCTGAATGTAAATCACATCTTGAAGAGCTTCAGAATGAGAAGGTTATTCCAACTTTTTCTTCAAGGACATTTTCATCAGAACATTGTCGACTTTTGTGCTGAATTGTATCCCCTTCGTTTCAGGTTCTCCGTCTGCAAAAAGTTCACAATCATATTAGTTCAATACATGAACTATCAGTGGTCATGTCTCTTGATTTTAGAACCGTAGTAGCCGAGATTCACTCTAGTTTAGTTGATACTGGACATGGGCAATCAAAGAGCATCAGCAATGATACTCTAGCGAAGCTGACTGGTGTTGTAAATTCACTAAAGCAAGAAAAACAGCGAAGGTTGCAAAAGGTAACATAGTCTTCATCGCAAGTTTAGTTTCTCTTGAACTTTTGGTTGAACATGTTTGCAACTTGTATATGTTCATTTCTGAAACTGCAAGCCGGAAATCGTAAATTCGTAATAATTGGTAGTGTATCCTTCAGTTAGTAAAACCAAACAGATATGTAGTTTGGTGTCGATAGTTTGTGGATTGTTTTTTAATGTTCTTTGTGATGACTTTATGCCTGGATAATACTGTATTCCACTGCTAATTTGAGATTAATTATAGTGATTGCTTCTGTAGATGATGCAATGTGGCTTTCAAATATAGTTATGCTGGATCGTATGTGAAGTTAATAGTACTTGACTGTTACAGTACTGCATACTAACTTTTGTTCTTTCATATTGTTTTAGTAGAAGTTTGATACGGAGTATTTGACGTCTACTTATTCATTAATGTAATGTTTTTCCTCATGATATGTATTCTTTTTCACATGAAATTACACAGATTCAAGATCTGGGGAGTGCACTTATTGAGTTATGGAATCTCCTGGAGACGTCGACTGTTGACCAAAAAAAGTTTGAGCATGTGACATGCCTAATTTCTTCTTCTGCTGACGATGTTTCAAGGCCAGGTGCTCTTGCTCAAGatgttattgagcaggtatttctccttttttccaattttccttgTGCTATATGTGTTTCTAAGCCCTACATTTCCAGGTTACGAAGTATTGCCTGCTTCCTTGTAATTTGTTTTTCCGTAAAACTTGATGTCTTAATTCTTTttaggctgaaattgaagttgaTCAATTGAATATTCTAAAAGGCAGCAAAATGAAAGAGTTGGTTCTAAAAAGGCAAACTGAGTTGGAGGAAATCTATAAAGGGGTTCATATGGATGTAGACAATGAGGCTCAAAGGGAGATGTTGATCAGCCTCATAGACTCAGGTTTGTCTGATTTCTGTCTATACCATTAACCGTCACTTTGTTGATTATAACAACTAAGCCCTCGTATAAAATGATTTGGGGCTGCCTATTATGAACCATCCTATGAGGCCTTCAATTCTCCGACTATCAAAACAAATCATAGAATTCTCCATCTCATTATAGATCTTCATGTATCATTTTCTCATTTTGAGCTTGTCATCTACAATATCATACCTATTTCAAAGAACATAGGTTGAATGAGGTCAGTTGGTATGATGTGGTTCCATGTAAGCATAATAAAAAAGAGAAAGATTTCACGCAACTGCTGTATTTCTTTTCTAAGCTGCACATGGTTACTTATACATGCCAAGAATTACTTATTGATGATTAGTAATACTGTTTTGCTTTGGATAACTGACAAACTGGGGTGGGGTGTGAAGCAAAGTTATATTGTGCCTGAGATTTGTTAAGAGTATTAGTTCTGTTTGTATGGAAATTGCTTCATAGGTAATTTCGACATGTCTGAGATGCTCTTGCGTATGGACGATCGAATAAGACAAGCGAAAGAAGCTGCTCAGAGCAGGAAAGATATACTAGATAGAGTTGAGAAGTGGAGACATGCGTCAGAGGAGGAAAATTGGCTAGATGGTTACGAAAAGGTACTTAACAATATGATACTCGATTTCGCAATTAGTTTTCATTCTTTCTAGCACTATCTCCTACTTAGTGACATGCTGTTTTTTGTTGCCAAAGCAATCCTATATAACTTACAATGAATTAGTTATATGTTTTTTTCATGATAGAAAATTGTCGAGAATATAATTTGGTTAATAAGACTGGTAAATTGAGCCACTGATTATGCTGTGATCCTCTTGGTATATACATGATGAATGCAATACAGACATGTCAATCGTACCTGCAATTCATGACCTACATCGAGTGTTGGACCTTCATGTATATTTCAATTTGTTTTTGATTCAGGATGAAAACAGATATAGTGCTGGGAGAGGTGTACATATTAATTTGAAGAGGGCGGAAAAGGCAAGGACTCTAGTCAACAAAATACCATGTAAGAGGTTCAGTTGTTCATTGTGTTCGTTTTAAGTTACCGGGTGTTTTGTGGAATATAAAATGCTTCATTAGAAGGTTTTTGGTGTTCGCTCTGGTAATATATATCATCTCCTGGTCTGTAAGAGGTAGACAGATTAGTACGTACCGTTTAACTCCGCAATAGTCCAAATTCCGGACTTTGGGTTACCGGATTCCCTCAAATCCCATCGAATGGCGAACTTATTCCCATGTATTTTATATCCGGATTTTGATTttaggtttaaaatatttgtaTAACAGTGTCAAAAAGGTGTGTATTAATGTAAGTGTGTGGTGTATTATGTATCCGGAATTTTATTGGCACATAGAACAAATTAATTGGATTGTTCAACAGTCTATAGGTAGTCCGCACTCCGCTGGAtgctatttcttttttttttttcagatgaaACGTGAATACGAGTATATCTAATTATGTACCTTCAGAGGTATGTTGACTCGAAATTTTCTTAGTGAATCTTTTCTTATGTACTTCAACATTCCTGTCCTAGTGTCCCTCAGTCCTTGTGTTTGAACTGTTGGCAGCTGATGAGTCCTAGAGCGCTTGTGTTCTTAGTGGACGTCTTTGCAGTTTTCATAAATAGAGCAGTAGGTTTCACACAAACAAGTAGTAATACACTATTTAGGATTAAGAATACCAAGAACAACGATATCAAAGAAATAATCGAAGGAGACAAAATGAACCAATATCTATGCTAAAACATACCCTAATGGCTTTTCCCTGAGAAGATCCATTATCAGTTTCTAAGCCAAAATACACTACTGAATGAATTGAATGAGATGTGTTGGTCAGATTTTGGAGGCAAAACCTTATGATTTTCTCTTTATGCAGCTCTTGTTGAGAATTTGATAGCAAGGGTGAGAGCTTGGGAGGTTGAAAAAGGAATGCAATTCCTGTATGATAAGGTATATCCCGGCCCATAAGTATTTGGATTTTCCTGTCTTGTATGCGTTTCTTGTGTAACTCTGTAATCTGTATCACCTAAAATGCTTAAAAATTTCAGGAACCTTTGTTACATCAACTGGAAGAGTACAATTTACAGCGTCAGGTCAGAGAAGACGATAAACGTAGAACTCGGGTAAGCTAGAAGTTCCTTATAAATATGCCATATATGTCAAATTGTCAAGTTAAATGGGTTGTTAACTCTTGACTCCAATCCGTTAACTTTGTCTCGAGTTTATCTTGGGTTTTTTGGTTGTGTCATTATTTGCGTGCTCTAATGGCATGTTATCTTCTAGATGGCAATCATGATAGATTCTGCATTGTGTCTTTTAAAATTACTGTTTTTAACCAATCGATCATTTTCAGTCTTTCTATTTTTACCAACTTACTGGTTTGTCAATTTTTTATGGATCTTTGTCAGATAAAGCCTTTCTTCTGTGTTTCTGTAAGTGCAAGATCAATGAAGCCAAAAATTTACTGAAATCGAGAATTCCTTCTTATGGATTTTGCAGGAGCAGAAAAAGTTGCAGGAACAGCTTGCTACAGAAAAAGAAGCTATGTTTGGGTCAAAGCCAAATGTAAAGAAACCACTCGGCCCCAGCACTAACAATAACACAATGGTTGGGACTCCAGCTAGGCGAGTAGGAACACCCGGTGGGCGTCACGGGTTCTCTGGTAGCAAAGATCGAAGAGAGAGTGTCAGAGCTGCTAATGTGATACCACCTAATTTCGTGGCCCTTGCTAAAGATGATCCTATCTCTCGAGCTAACTGACCCCTACACCTTGTCCATATGTTTCCTACATTTGGCGTCTTATAGGtgagtcgattctaatatgtttGGGTGTTGTACATCGAAAGCTTTCGATGCAATGAATGCAAGTTTATTTTCAAAACTTGTATACAAAAAGTTATACTCTGCAGTTTCTGCACACAATTTCAAACCTCAGTAAATGATGCTATTTTAGTAACTGTCAAGACTCAAGAGTAAATTCATGTCTTTATGTTTTCATACTTTAGGCGCACCACTTTTTTTTATAGCGCTCTTGCTATTTATCTATTCACTTGAATTACACCTGATTTTGaacgaaaaaaaagagagaataaTTTACTTGTGAGTTTTGTTTGAGGGTTATTTCTTAGCCAAATTGGTGTGAACAAACTTCTCACAGGTCTTGTGAAAGCATAATAAATCAATACTGCATTGCAGTATGAACACCAGATCTCATAGACTCGTGTGTGCATTAACTCCCATGACGGTATTCAATCAATAAAAAagcggaaaattcacgtggtaccctcgaagtATGTCATTTTTCACATGGTACCCAacattttaagtttgtgtacaatATACCATTGAACTTAATATTTCTGCCCAACATGCCCAAATTTCCAGTGTCCGTTAAGTTTTCAGCTAAGTGAACCACTAATTTGAAAAAAACCATGCTTAATGATTTTTTTAGGACAATTATCCCATTTTAATTAAACACACTATATTCTTACTTTAATCTCCTTCCTATCATTCACCTACTACTAGCCACCACTACCTCTCACTTCAAATCCCCGGTTAACCACCCCCTGCCACACCCACCAAACACCCCAAGTAAGCATTGACAAACTTTATACCACCATCAGTCACCTACTACTAGCCACCACTACCTCTCAAGCAACCTTTCTCCATCACCATCTAAAAGTTGACACCACCCCACCATCTGAGATCTAGTTCCACATTTCCACCTACCAAAAAACCAGATTCTCCTCATACGACACCCATCTTCTAGTCTCCTACCCGTAAAAAAATTTATGCCGACTTTCAAACCCCtacgttgattttttttttttcggtgctCAAGAGGGGCTAGGCCCCGAAAATTAATTATCTGTTACAAAACGAGGAGTAGTAACTCCGAAAACATCATCTCTAAGAATGGTACGAAGATTATCAAAAGGGGTATCTAAATAAGTAGGAGTAATGCTAGACTCTATTCCTCGATTGGCGAGCATATCGGCTGCTTTATTTCCTTCTCTGTATATATGCTCCAACTTGACGGACCATGTGGGATCATTGATAAGGCTCTTACATCGCTGTATAATAAATTTTAGGCTATTGCTAACCAATTGTTCTCCATTGACGATATCCACACATGGTGAATTATCCATATGCACTAAGAGCTTTGGGATGCGTAGTTCCCTAGCTCGCTCCAAACCAGTTAGTAAAGCTAAGAGCTCCGCCTTCATGGATGAGCAATTCCCGAAAGATAAGAAGAAAGCCGAGATAAAATTACCGGTCGGGTCTCTCGAAAATACCACCTCCTCCAGCTGGACCCGGATTCCCCTTAGCAGCACCATCCGTATTGAGTAATACCCATCCGTATGGCGGCGGAGACCACCGAATCAATAGCTCCACATGACGAGACCGTGGTGTAGGAATTAGGAAGTCGAATTTATCAAAAGCCTTTTTAGTTACTTCAAATTGCTGATATAAGAATATATGAGGATGTAGAGGATTTTCATTCTCACGGCCGAAAACAATATTATTGCGCCACCGCCATATCCACCAACACGTAACTGTAAAATAAACGGGCCAATCAGGGGCACTAACCTCTACGTCATTGCTTGCATTTCTTAGGAGCCAATCATTGAAAGATGAATTGTAGATGAGGACCCTATTTTATTTGTCGAGAAGGGGCCCACAACAATTACGAAAAACTTATTAGGTGAGATCATGGAGTTTTGTCCTACGTTGATGAGGACCCTATTTTATTTGTCGAGAAGGGGCCCACAACAATTACGAAAAACTTATTAGGTGAGATCATGgagttttgggttttgggttttatGGTGGCGCTGGTGGTGGTACCGTGCGTAGTGGTGGTGTTGAATAGGGCAATGTTAAGTGGGTGGGTTGATAGGTTGAGTGTGGAAGGGTATAGTCTATAAAATTATGGTTATTGAAAATAGGAAATAAAGGGGATAATTGGCTGACATTAGTGTTTCATAAGTAGTTAATGTGTTAGTATTTGACGGCGTTATGACAGAGGTTAGAAAAAGTCAAATTTTGGGCATTTTCGGGAAACAATTAAAACTTTAGGGGTATTACGTGCATAAACTTAAAAATTTGGATACCATGGGAAAAGTGATAAAGTTGAAGGGCACCATGTGAATTTTCCGAAAAAAAAGTGCCCCCTCTGCCTCAAACATTGCCTTTATCTGGTTTCTGGTTGGTTTTTTTATGCTTGAATATTCAAGTAGTCAAAAAGTTGTACAATATAATTTACTCGATAATATGTAAA from Silene latifolia isolate original U9 population chromosome 10, ASM4854445v1, whole genome shotgun sequence encodes:
- the LOC141605611 gene encoding 65-kDa microtubule-associated protein 5 is translated as MSVITMREASSPSPSQSHTTCGTLLQELQKIWDEIGESDNERDKMLLELEQECLDIYRRKVEFTRKHKADLYQALAEGESEIARLSAALGERTSFSRAKGTLKEQLSSVKPTLDDLRLKKQQRVQDFSDTESQIIRICAEIAGNDQFINNAEPQVNEDDLTTRRLSECKSHLEELQNEKVLRLQKVHNHISSIHELSVVMSLDFRTVVAEIHSSLVDTGHGQSKSISNDTLAKLTGVVNSLKQEKQRRLQKIQDLGSALIELWNLLETSTVDQKKFEHVTCLISSSADDVSRPGALAQDVIEQAEIEVDQLNILKGSKMKELVLKRQTELEEIYKGVHMDVDNEAQREMLISLIDSGNFDMSEMLLRMDDRIRQAKEAAQSRKDILDRVEKWRHASEEENWLDGYEKDENRYSAGRGVHINLKRAEKARTLVNKIPSLVENLIARVRAWEVEKGMQFLYDKEPLLHQLEEYNLQRQVREDDKRRTREQKKLQEQLATEKEAMFGSKPNVKKPLGPSTNNNTMVGTPARRVGTPGGRHGFSGSKDRRESVRAANVIPPNFVALAKDDPISRAN